A region of Ornithodoros turicata isolate Travis chromosome 5, ASM3712646v1, whole genome shotgun sequence DNA encodes the following proteins:
- the LOC135394217 gene encoding pyrroline-5-carboxylate reductase 2-like: MSIGFLGAGRIAQALAKGFIAAGVCDSSRIIASCPERHLLEQIQSLGCRTSYENGDVLREAQTVFIAVKPPVMPEVLASISSFVQERHLMVSLAMGVRIRDMESALPQKCRVIRVMPNTPCLVQEGASVFARGTSATAEDGQLVRSLLSSVGICEEAEDEEMLDAVTGLSGSGPGYVFMMIEALADGAVQQGMPRDMSYRLAAQTLLGAAKMVLETKRHPGSLKDDVCSPGGSTIEGVYQLEKLGLRAALIEAVAAGTAKSRSK, from the exons ATGAGTATCGGTTTCTTGGGTGCCGGGCGCATTGCGCAGGCCCTGGCTAAGGGTTTCATTGCAGCTG GTGTATGTGACAGTTCTAGGATTATTGCGAGCTGTCCTGAAAGACACTTGCTGGAACAAATTCAG AGTCTGGGTTGTAGGACATCGTATGAGAATGGTGATGTGTTACGGGAGGCGCAGACTGTATTCATCGCAGTTAAACCACCTGTGATGCCGGAAGTGCTCGCTAGCATATCGTCATTTGTACAGGAGCGTCATCTTATGGTGTCCTTAGCAATGGGCGTCAGGATCCGCGACATGGAATCG GCACTTCCTCAAAAATGTCGGGTGATCAGAGTGATGCCCAACACCCCATGCTTGGTACAAGAAGGTGCCTCCGTATTTGCACGCGGTACTTCCGCTACCGCTGAAGATGGCCAGCTGGTTCGTAGTCTCCTCAGCAGCGTCGGAATCTGTGAAGAGGCAGAAGATGAAGAAATGTTAGATGCTGTTACCGGTCTAAGTGGTAGTGGACCAGGATAT GTGTTCATGATGATTGAAGCATTAGCGGATGGAGCCGTTCAGCAGGGAATGCCCAGAGATATGTCGTACCGGCTAGCAGCTCAAACATTACTG GGTGCCGCAAAGATGGTACTGGAGACAAAGCGTCACCCGGGTTCTCTGAAGGATGACGTCTGCTCCCCTGGTGGTTCAACTATTGAAGGAGTTTATCAACTGGAGAAGTTAGGACTCAGGGCTGCTCTCATAGAGGCAGTTGCAGCGGGTACAGCAAAATCTCGCTCAAAGTAA
- the LOC135394218 gene encoding deoxyhypusine hydroxylase-like, whose translation MRHVADFAVQAVGKVLNDRKRPLKERFRALFTLRNLGGSCAIECISKCFDDPSALLKHELAYCLGQMKDTSAIPTLISVLKDVNQEPIVRHEAAEALGAIGMPLGVLEEFTADKESVVAETCQLALKRIAWLESPESKEAKFQDSPYSSIDPAPPLLEDRPIQELKIMLLDSTKSLFERYRAMFTLRDSGSTDAVLALSQGLKCPSSALFRHEVAYVLGQIQEEAATPYLKQVLADSSELGMVRHECAEALGAIASQECMDILKQFENDPEALVRESCEVALDMCEYENSDELQYANTLLQVQPEALI comes from the coding sequence ATGAGGCACGTGGCAGATTTTGCTGTTCAGGCTGTCGGTAAGGTACTCAACGACCGGAAAAGACCCCTGAAAGAACGATTTAGAGCATTGTTCACCCTGAGAAATTTGGGAGGAAGCTGTGCCATTGAGTGCATCTCAAAATGCTTCGACGATCCATCTGCCCTGCTGAAACACGAGCTCGCCTATTGTCTGGGACAGATGAAAGATACTTCCGCTATTCCAACTCTCATCAGCGTCCTGAAAGACGTCAACCAAGAACCTATCGTACGCCATGAAGCCGCTGAAGCCTTGGGGGCGATCGGAATGCCACTCGGCGTCTTGGAGGAGTTCACGGCCGACAAGGAAAGCGTTGTTGCGGAGACCTGCCAACTGGCACTTAAGAGAATAGCCTGGCTTGAAAGCCCAGAAAGCAAAGAAGCGAAATTTCAAGACAGTCCTTACAGCTCTATTGATCCAGCCCCGCCACTATTGGAAGATCGACCTATCCAAGAATTAAAGATAATGTTACTGGACAGTACGAAGTCTCTCTTCGAAAGATACCGTGCCATGTTCACTCTGCGGGACAGCGGTTCAACTGACGCCGTGCTTGCGTTGTCCCAGGGACTCAAGTGTCCAAGTAGCGCCCTGTTCAGACACGAAGTAGCTTACGTGTTGGGCCAGATTCAGGAAGAAGCAGCAACGCCCTATTTAAAACAAGTGCTGGCAGATAGTTCGGAACTGGGCATGGTAAGACATGAATGTGCAGAAGCACTGGGCGCGATTGCTTCACAAGAGTGTATGGACATCTTGAAGCAGTTTGAAAATGACCCAGAAGCATTGGTTCGTGAAAGTTGCGAAGTGGCGTTGGACATGTGTGAATATGAAAATAGTGACGAGTTGCAGTATGCAAATACTTTATTACAGGTGCAGCCAGAAGCACTCATATAA